One genomic window of Procambarus clarkii isolate CNS0578487 chromosome 43, FALCON_Pclarkii_2.0, whole genome shotgun sequence includes the following:
- the LOC123755972 gene encoding uncharacterized protein isoform X1, producing MIIAITILLAACGGALGRAPRQLGTPVNEVPNSIPVDQGEGSLPVVVNPIPAANPQLSPQVIPQANPIQLGVRPQTLPQVFPSGNAVLEDAQIGHLLRTAPAGSQLLRTTAPVGSLLSRLPDNATLIRTNIVDTFSCSGRVYGYYADQDNDCQIFHVCLPLQQLYPANFTKETTFTFSFICPQYTIFSQDSLTCAWESEALPCEAAATLYGINDSFFKKIRDSDGKERYAQLGENFSPSSAGSGAIFNIP from the exons CAGCGTGTGGCGGTGCCCTGGGGAGGGCGCCCAGGCAGCTCGGTACGCCCGTCAACGAGGTACCCAACTCAATCCCAGTGGATCAAGGGGAAGGAAGTCTTCCAGTGGTGGTCAACCCCATCCCGGCAGCCAATCCTCAGCTCAGCCCCCAGGTCATACCCCAAGCCAACCCCATCCAGCTTGGGGTTCGACCCCAGACGCTACCCCAGGTGTTCCCCAGTGGTAATGCCGTCCTGGAAGATGCCCAGATCGGCCACCTGCTGAGAACAGCGCCCGCAGGATCCCAGCTGCTGAGAACGACTGCGCCTGTGGGTAGCCTCCTGTCTCGTCTTCCAGATAATGCTACCCTTATCAGGACAAATATTGTCGACACCTTCAGCTGCAGTGGacgg GTGTACGGATACTACGCTGACCAGGACAACGACTGCCAGATCTTCCACGTGTGTCTGCCACTACAACAGCTTTACCCTGCCAACTTCACCAAAGAGACTACCTTCACTTTCAGCTTTATCTGCCCTCAATATACCATCTTTAGTCAG GACTCGCTGACCTGCGCCTGGGAGTCGGAAGCTCTGCCGTGTGAGGCCGCTGCTACTCTCTATGGCATCAACGACAGCTTCTTCAAGAAGATCAGGGACAGCGACGGCAAGGAACGCTACGCTCAGCTCGGTGAAAACTTCTCCCCGTCGTCCGCTGGCTCGGGCGCCATATTCAACATCCCCTAG
- the LOC123755972 gene encoding uncharacterized protein isoform X2 — translation MIIAITILLACGGALGRAPRQLGTPVNEVPNSIPVDQGEGSLPVVVNPIPAANPQLSPQVIPQANPIQLGVRPQTLPQVFPSGNAVLEDAQIGHLLRTAPAGSQLLRTTAPVGSLLSRLPDNATLIRTNIVDTFSCSGRVYGYYADQDNDCQIFHVCLPLQQLYPANFTKETTFTFSFICPQYTIFSQDSLTCAWESEALPCEAAATLYGINDSFFKKIRDSDGKERYAQLGENFSPSSAGSGAIFNIP, via the exons CGTGTGGCGGTGCCCTGGGGAGGGCGCCCAGGCAGCTCGGTACGCCCGTCAACGAGGTACCCAACTCAATCCCAGTGGATCAAGGGGAAGGAAGTCTTCCAGTGGTGGTCAACCCCATCCCGGCAGCCAATCCTCAGCTCAGCCCCCAGGTCATACCCCAAGCCAACCCCATCCAGCTTGGGGTTCGACCCCAGACGCTACCCCAGGTGTTCCCCAGTGGTAATGCCGTCCTGGAAGATGCCCAGATCGGCCACCTGCTGAGAACAGCGCCCGCAGGATCCCAGCTGCTGAGAACGACTGCGCCTGTGGGTAGCCTCCTGTCTCGTCTTCCAGATAATGCTACCCTTATCAGGACAAATATTGTCGACACCTTCAGCTGCAGTGGacgg GTGTACGGATACTACGCTGACCAGGACAACGACTGCCAGATCTTCCACGTGTGTCTGCCACTACAACAGCTTTACCCTGCCAACTTCACCAAAGAGACTACCTTCACTTTCAGCTTTATCTGCCCTCAATATACCATCTTTAGTCAG GACTCGCTGACCTGCGCCTGGGAGTCGGAAGCTCTGCCGTGTGAGGCCGCTGCTACTCTCTATGGCATCAACGACAGCTTCTTCAAGAAGATCAGGGACAGCGACGGCAAGGAACGCTACGCTCAGCTCGGTGAAAACTTCTCCCCGTCGTCCGCTGGCTCGGGCGCCATATTCAACATCCCCTAG